The following are from one region of the Halarcobacter sp. genome:
- a CDS encoding response regulator: protein MSDKIYEIAVVDDETEILSMIQKFLGKIGKYKVTTFSNPVVAVNSIEKDKFDLILLDIMMPQMSGLEALEKIIEKNPSQKVCMMTAYSTLDKVLKSHKEGATNYVMKPFSSLQALETKIKNILDS, encoded by the coding sequence ATGAGCGATAAAATTTATGAAATAGCAGTTGTGGATGATGAAACTGAAATCTTAAGTATGATACAAAAATTCTTAGGAAAAATTGGTAAATATAAAGTAACAACATTTTCAAACCCAGTTGTTGCAGTTAATTCTATAGAAAAAGATAAATTTGATCTGATTCTTTTAGATATTATGATGCCTCAAATGAGTGGATTAGAAGCTTTAGAAAAAATTATTGAAAAAAATCCTTCACAAAAAGTTTGTATGATGACAGCTTATTCTACATTGGATAAAGTTTTAAAATCACATAAAGAGGGTGCTACTAATTATGTAATGAAACCTTTTTCTTCTCTACAAGCTTTAGAAACGAAGATTAAAAATATATTAGATTCATAG
- a CDS encoding PAS domain-containing sensor histidine kinase, whose product MYFKRLLNWYILLSIVLVVFIVVFFKTFEKKEKDLVLKNTIVKLDKVYQKYLQNIKEYNEILFFNHIASNEKLNALIIKKDKSLEEESYIKKNLDNLSSFFKTYNIDELTIYSNDFKTIYNSRYEIEKNHLNNTHKKILEDLTKNKNELSSIVVSNTNASLKIFKPILDKNHFVQAIFETSIDLPKFSHKISINENIDIKYIFKKSILEKSLDSKFLENYLPYVYDTNYLYKKSFFTSRNSNELDKHEVEYKLNKESRFELISMKNNQTYLTSFVPISKYFSDDKIGYIIFDMNFSRYSEISHNYNLLTLFTIFLLLFVFIVFDQYKRRKKLFYNLQLKLNSITKSIDKYVILVETDLEGIITYCSQAFCDISGYKKSEIIGRPISIVRNPDISKKFFESMWDKISQGKTWEGEIKNLDKNGNSYWEKGVISPIYSINKRIVGYRAIKVNITDEKQLQKVNSLLKKELFFKLNEIKTSDQLKVDESKIKLMSQILDTFSSEWKKPISNISSNLLDFENRVDTARYTKKDLKEFVLNQKEEIKYLSINLNEFRKLFIDSDKNDKYNISEVVHSAIDSFSNENIVFEFKGDKTLENYGVFYDLKKVISGIIINSIDAFKSKKIEEKKISIELIAEQDIATLKISDNAGGISKEFLPKIFDYNFSTKYHTKVDGLPLYLAKLIIEKSDGKMWVENIENGCCFFIELKIKDRRSERRELI is encoded by the coding sequence ATGTATTTTAAGAGATTATTAAATTGGTATATTCTCTTATCTATTGTTTTAGTTGTATTTATTGTAGTATTTTTTAAAACTTTTGAAAAGAAAGAGAAAGACTTAGTTTTAAAAAATACGATTGTAAAGCTAGATAAAGTTTACCAAAAATATTTACAAAATATAAAAGAGTACAATGAAATACTCTTTTTTAATCATATTGCTAGTAATGAAAAATTAAATGCTTTAATTATAAAAAAAGATAAATCTTTAGAAGAAGAATCTTATATAAAAAAAAATTTAGATAATTTATCAAGTTTTTTTAAAACCTATAATATTGATGAATTAACTATTTATTCTAATGATTTTAAAACTATTTACAATAGCCGTTATGAAATTGAAAAAAATCATCTAAATAATACTCACAAAAAAATTTTAGAAGATTTAACAAAAAATAAAAATGAACTATCTTCTATTGTAGTTTCAAATACAAATGCCTCATTAAAAATTTTTAAACCCATTTTAGATAAAAATCATTTTGTACAAGCTATTTTTGAAACTTCAATTGATTTACCTAAATTTTCTCATAAAATATCAATAAATGAAAATATTGATATAAAATATATTTTTAAAAAATCTATTTTGGAAAAATCTTTAGATAGTAAATTTTTAGAAAACTACTTGCCCTATGTTTATGATACAAATTATCTTTATAAAAAATCATTTTTCACTAGTAGAAATAGTAATGAATTAGATAAACATGAAGTTGAGTATAAACTAAACAAAGAATCTAGGTTTGAACTAATTTCAATGAAAAATAATCAAACTTATTTAACTAGTTTTGTTCCCATATCAAAATATTTTTCAGATGATAAAATAGGATATATTATATTTGATATGAACTTTTCTAGATATTCTGAAATTTCACATAACTATAATCTATTGACCCTGTTTACAATTTTTCTATTATTATTTGTTTTCATTGTATTTGATCAATATAAAAGAAGAAAAAAACTTTTTTATAATTTACAATTGAAATTAAATAGTATTACAAAAAGTATTGATAAATATGTAATCCTTGTTGAAACAGATTTAGAAGGGATAATAACTTATTGCTCACAAGCTTTTTGTGATATTAGTGGGTATAAAAAAAGTGAAATAATTGGTAGACCAATAAGTATTGTTAGAAATCCAGATATATCAAAAAAGTTTTTCGAAAGTATGTGGGATAAAATATCTCAGGGTAAAACTTGGGAAGGGGAGATAAAGAATTTAGATAAAAATGGTAATTCTTATTGGGAAAAAGGGGTGATTTCTCCAATATATTCCATTAATAAAAGAATTGTAGGTTATAGAGCAATAAAAGTAAATATTACAGATGAAAAACAATTACAAAAGGTAAATAGCCTATTAAAAAAAGAGTTGTTTTTTAAATTAAATGAGATTAAGACAAGTGATCAATTAAAAGTTGATGAGTCAAAAATTAAATTAATGAGTCAAATTCTTGATACCTTTTCAAGTGAATGGAAAAAGCCTATTTCTAATATAAGTTCAAATTTACTAGATTTTGAAAATAGAGTAGATACTGCAAGATATACAAAAAAAGATTTAAAAGAGTTTGTTTTAAATCAAAAAGAAGAGATTAAATATTTATCAATAAATCTAAATGAATTTAGAAAACTATTTATAGATAGTGATAAAAATGATAAATATAATATCTCTGAAGTTGTTCATTCGGCAATAGACTCTTTTAGTAATGAAAATATAGTATTTGAATTCAAAGGGGATAAAACACTAGAAAATTATGGTGTTTTTTATGATTTAAAAAAGGTTATATCAGGAATCATAATAAACTCAATTGATGCATTTAAAAGTAAAAAAATTGAAGAGAAAAAAATTAGTATAGAATTGATTGCAGAACAAGATATAGCAACTTTAAAAATATCAGATAATGCAGGAGGAATTTCAAAAGAGTTTCTTCCTAAAATATTTGATTATAACTTTTCTACAAAATATCATACCAAAGTTGATGGGTTACCTTTATATCTTGCAAAGTTAATTATAGAAAAATCTGATGGAAAGATGTGGGTTGAAAATATAGAGAATGGGTGTTGTTTTTTTATTGAATTAAAAATAAAAGATAGAAGAAGTGAAAGAAGAGAATTAATATGA
- a CDS encoding PAS domain S-box protein, producing the protein MNLKFSTKLFFTFLLFGTTIIFSLGYFEYKMIKEKVEENSIKTFYSNIDDIDSKIKKIKIENKKIIDSIKNLNSIESMDNIKLLNYLKAIIDSHMNILEISILDKSYNVLINTSNNKSFENEDFYKYLSSLNKNELYISEIDLKSINKDIVYPLVNILKIAKKVDNYIIVLDININNLIDSFKSFSYVLDKKNNIIFDKTNKYTWSKYYYPNINLENELPFLNKIIHKKEMLLHSEYIYKFLKIDKDNYLIILNSFEKLDLNEFINLYLYEILTIAILTLIISLILSLLLTVPISKINKKLLTEKDSLYNSIKKKSLELDESLEIIDQHVMFLKMSKNYVIEDVSSYFCEVYGYQKEELLGQHYSILYSKDRYKQIKKEVFDRLAEINEWKGEILAKKKDGEEYWVESYIKADFEGPNLKSYTIIRKDISDNKKVEKLYEDLYYQIEQLNVIFQNVYSGISLIDIKGNIKKSNLFFCNILGYTNDEITSINIFDLISIRNKNLLEKILKDLNEFGSISDMEFIFITKNETEIYLNLSLKILPDKANVVVVVNSLEDKRKLQELNQNLEQRVKEEVTKNIQKDKAHQEERLKNVKLTSIGTLAAGITHEINTPLTYLKGNFEMLQMDIDDVSDENLKNEMVESCTKISDAITRISVIVESMREMSQTSSEVKEKTNVFSSLITSLTMAYNVSKQISKIFLNDKEFKLTNIKKDEMEFFAKIQKQRLEQVWVIIVNNALDELKKIESYEDRRLDIKIYEEEDFIVIKFIDNAGGIKKEILAKIFEPFISSKEHSGMGIGLNIAKKIVDEQEGIMEAYNQDAGAVFEIKLQKAKS; encoded by the coding sequence ATGAATTTAAAATTTTCTACAAAATTATTTTTTACTTTTTTATTATTTGGAACAACAATTATATTTTCTTTGGGGTATTTTGAATACAAAATGATTAAAGAAAAAGTTGAAGAGAATAGTATAAAAACTTTTTATTCTAATATTGACGATATAGATTCAAAAATTAAAAAAATAAAAATAGAGAATAAAAAAATTATAGATTCAATAAAAAATTTGAATTCAATAGAAAGTATGGATAATATTAAACTTTTAAATTATCTAAAAGCCATAATAGATTCACATATGAATATATTGGAAATATCAATTTTAGATAAGAGTTATAATGTTTTAATAAATACATCAAACAATAAAAGTTTTGAAAATGAAGATTTTTATAAATATCTATCTTCTTTAAATAAAAATGAACTATATATTAGTGAGATTGATTTAAAAAGTATAAATAAAGATATAGTATACCCTTTAGTAAATATATTAAAAATTGCAAAAAAAGTAGATAATTATATTATAGTTTTAGATATAAATATCAATAACTTAATAGATTCTTTTAAATCTTTCTCTTATGTTCTTGATAAGAAAAATAATATTATTTTTGATAAAACAAACAAATACACTTGGTCTAAATATTATTATCCAAATATAAATTTGGAAAATGAACTTCCCTTTTTAAATAAAATTATTCATAAAAAAGAAATGCTTCTTCACAGTGAATATATATACAAATTTCTTAAAATAGATAAAGATAATTATCTTATTATTCTAAATAGTTTTGAAAAATTAGACTTAAATGAATTTATAAATTTATATCTTTATGAGATATTGACTATAGCTATATTGACATTGATAATATCTTTAATATTATCTTTGCTATTGACTGTACCTATTTCAAAAATAAATAAAAAACTATTAACAGAAAAAGATTCTTTATATAATTCAATAAAAAAGAAAAGTTTAGAATTAGATGAAAGTTTAGAGATTATTGATCAGCATGTTATGTTTTTAAAGATGTCAAAAAACTATGTGATTGAGGATGTGAGTTCTTATTTTTGTGAAGTTTATGGCTATCAAAAAGAGGAACTTCTAGGACAACATTATTCTATACTTTATTCAAAAGATAGATATAAACAAATTAAAAAAGAGGTTTTTGACAGATTAGCTGAGATAAATGAATGGAAAGGTGAAATCTTAGCTAAGAAAAAAGATGGAGAAGAGTATTGGGTAGAATCTTATATAAAAGCAGATTTTGAAGGGCCAAACCTAAAATCTTATACAATCATTAGAAAAGATATAAGTGATAATAAAAAAGTTGAAAAACTTTATGAGGATTTATATTATCAAATTGAACAATTAAATGTAATTTTTCAAAATGTATATAGTGGAATTAGTTTAATAGATATAAAAGGAAATATTAAAAAATCAAACCTGTTCTTTTGTAATATCCTAGGTTATACAAATGATGAAATTACTTCAATAAATATTTTTGATTTAATTAGTATTAGGAATAAAAATTTATTAGAAAAAATATTAAAAGATTTAAATGAGTTTGGCTCTATTTCTGATATGGAATTTATATTTATTACAAAAAATGAAACTGAAATATATTTAAATCTTTCATTAAAAATACTTCCCGATAAAGCTAATGTTGTAGTCGTAGTTAACTCTTTGGAAGATAAAAGAAAACTACAAGAGTTAAATCAAAATTTAGAACAAAGAGTAAAAGAGGAAGTTACAAAAAATATTCAAAAAGATAAAGCCCATCAAGAAGAAAGATTAAAAAATGTAAAACTTACTTCAATTGGAACATTAGCAGCAGGTATTACCCATGAAATAAATACTCCATTAACTTATCTAAAAGGTAATTTTGAGATGTTACAAATGGATATTGATGATGTGTCTGATGAAAATTTGAAAAATGAGATGGTAGAAAGTTGTACAAAAATTTCAGATGCAATAACAAGAATCTCTGTAATTGTTGAATCTATGAGAGAGATGTCTCAAACCTCTTCAGAAGTAAAAGAAAAAACAAATGTATTCTCATCTTTGATCACCTCTTTAACTATGGCTTATAATGTCTCAAAACAGATCTCAAAAATATTTTTAAATGATAAAGAGTTTAAACTTACAAATATAAAAAAAGATGAGATGGAGTTTTTTGCAAAAATTCAAAAACAAAGACTTGAACAGGTTTGGGTTATTATTGTAAATAATGCTTTAGATGAGTTAAAGAAAATAGAATCCTATGAAGATAGAAGATTAGATATAAAAATCTATGAAGAAGAGGATTTTATTGTAATAAAATTTATAGATAATGCTGGTGGAATAAAAAAAGAGATATTAGCAAAAATATTTGAACCTTTTATAAGTTCAAAAGAACATAGCGGTATGGGGATTGGACTTAATATTGCCAAAAAAATTGTTGATGAACAAGAAGGTATTATGGAAGCATATAATCAAGATGCTGGGGCAGTATTTGAAATCAAACTTCAAAAAGCTAAATCATAA
- a CDS encoding TIGR00282 family metallophosphoesterase, with amino-acid sequence MRIAFIGDIVGRPGRKIIKENLSKIRDEYNIDFVIANGENASHGFGLTVKNCNELLKTGIDIITGGNHSFDKKQEMFALLETGQVLRPDNYPEGVPGSGFKVVEVNNEKLAVINLMGQFGMPMVENPFNWVKKIMEDLKQQNIKNIFIDFHAEATSEKRIIFMMLKGQVSAICGTHTHIGTDDLEVTDNTAYLTDIGLTGCRDNVIGMNENIPIQKATTGLGGHFEVPNACKSILQMMVIDIEEGKAVNSFKLKKYCNRDEIIKTDAIIN; translated from the coding sequence TTGAGAATAGCATTTATTGGTGATATCGTTGGACGTCCAGGCAGAAAAATTATTAAAGAGAATCTTTCTAAAATAAGAGATGAATATAATATTGATTTTGTAATAGCAAATGGAGAAAATGCAAGTCATGGTTTTGGACTTACTGTAAAAAATTGTAATGAATTATTAAAAACTGGAATAGATATTATCACAGGTGGAAATCACTCTTTTGATAAAAAGCAGGAGATGTTTGCTCTTCTTGAAACAGGACAAGTTTTAAGACCTGATAATTATCCAGAAGGTGTACCTGGTAGTGGTTTTAAAGTTGTAGAAGTAAATAATGAAAAATTAGCTGTAATTAATCTAATGGGACAATTTGGTATGCCCATGGTAGAAAATCCATTTAATTGGGTAAAAAAGATTATGGAAGATTTAAAACAACAAAATATAAAAAATATTTTTATAGATTTCCATGCAGAAGCTACAAGTGAAAAAAGAATTATTTTTATGATGTTAAAGGGACAAGTTAGTGCAATATGTGGAACACATACACATATTGGAACTGATGATTTAGAAGTTACTGATAACACAGCATATCTTACAGATATAGGATTAACTGGTTGCAGAGACAATGTAATTGGTATGAATGAAAATATTCCTATTCAAAAAGCTACAACTGGATTGGGTGGGCATTTTGAAGTTCCAAATGCTTGTAAATCTATTTTGCAAATGATGGTAATAGATATAGAAGAGGGTAAAGCTGTAAATAGTTTTAAACTTAAAAAATATTGTAATAGAGATGAAATAATTAAAACAGATGCAATTATCAACTAA
- a CDS encoding 3-methyladenine DNA glycosylase codes for MQLSTKISNSFELLVFLKNKNLLENHSEYWWPSENSFEILLGAILTQNTKWTNVEKSLFNLKNLNLLSLEALIDVDLNLLIEAITPSGFKNQKSQRLKLLAKNIINEFVNFEIFLKKVDKQWLLKQKGIGSETADAILCYACNREFMVVDKYTQRLVSYFGFEFDNYEDLQGWCEYGINENLDKIVKLYGYDIPLNKIYCRFHGKIVEFMKTNKLSKGEE; via the coding sequence ATGCAATTATCAACTAAGATTTCTAATAGTTTTGAATTATTAGTTTTTTTAAAAAATAAAAATCTTTTAGAAAATCATAGTGAATATTGGTGGCCAAGTGAGAACTCTTTTGAGATTTTACTTGGTGCAATTTTAACTCAAAATACAAAATGGACAAATGTAGAAAAATCCCTTTTTAATTTAAAAAATTTAAATCTTCTTTCTTTAGAAGCTTTAATTGATGTTGATTTAAATCTACTCATTGAAGCAATAACTCCAAGTGGATTTAAAAATCAAAAGTCTCAAAGATTAAAACTTTTAGCAAAAAATATTATTAATGAGTTTGTCAATTTTGAAATATTTTTAAAAAAAGTAGATAAGCAATGGTTGTTAAAACAAAAAGGAATAGGTTCAGAAACAGCCGATGCTATACTTTGTTATGCTTGTAATAGAGAGTTTATGGTTGTAGATAAATATACTCAGAGATTAGTTTCATATTTTGGTTTTGAATTTGATAATTATGAGGATTTACAAGGCTGGTGTGAATATGGAATTAATGAAAATTTGGATAAAATTGTCAAACTTTATGGTTATGATATACCTCTAAATAAAATATATTGCAGATTCCATGGAAAAATTGTTGAATTTATGAAAACTAATAAATTAAGTAAGGGTGAAGAATGA
- a CDS encoding division plane positioning ATPase MipZ, translating into MIIIPQTKGGVGKSTVAMQVIAPYLYKKHGKKVTYIEIDDENNDSKSFTRTEIVNKRMLGTNKLTELDELILMDDNHEIIVDVGGNKTSSLVLEEIKKVGSFGNIKWIIPLGDGELDGKNAIATLKKIKKIEQDLDNNILFALNRAISMDADYVEEQFINFFGHKYLDSNSVICDFIKDPKYFPVKNDKVITMSRYLGSTVWEMAYNNTDFAAKAMKAKELGDIESARKYLFFRRIQTEAKDYVLGTLNKIFYDLDTWLNIKK; encoded by the coding sequence ATGATTATTATTCCACAAACAAAAGGTGGTGTTGGTAAATCTACAGTTGCAATGCAAGTAATTGCACCGTATCTTTATAAAAAACATGGTAAAAAAGTTACTTACATAGAAATTGATGATGAGAATAATGACAGTAAATCTTTTACAAGAACTGAAATAGTTAATAAAAGAATGTTAGGGACTAACAAACTTACAGAATTAGATGAGCTTATCTTAATGGATGATAATCATGAGATTATTGTTGATGTAGGTGGAAATAAAACCTCTTCTTTGGTTTTAGAAGAGATTAAAAAAGTTGGTTCTTTTGGAAATATCAAATGGATTATCCCTTTAGGTGACGGAGAATTAGATGGTAAAAATGCCATTGCAACTTTAAAAAAAATAAAAAAAATAGAACAAGATTTAGATAACAACATCCTTTTTGCCTTAAATAGAGCAATCTCTATGGATGCAGATTATGTTGAAGAACAATTTATAAACTTTTTTGGTCACAAATATTTAGATAGCAATTCAGTTATTTGTGATTTTATAAAAGACCCTAAATACTTCCCTGTAAAAAACGATAAAGTTATTACAATGAGTAGATATTTAGGAAGTACAGTTTGGGAAATGGCATACAATAATACTGATTTTGCAGCTAAAGCTATGAAAGCTAAAGAGTTAGGGGATATTGAAAGTGCTAGAAAATATCTTTTCTTTAGAAGAATACAAACTGAAGCAAAAGATTATGTGTTAGGAACACTTAATAAAATTTTTTATGATTTAGATACTTGGTTGAATATTAAAAAATGA
- the ubiE gene encoding bifunctional demethylmenaquinone methyltransferase/2-methoxy-6-polyprenyl-1,4-benzoquinol methylase UbiE — protein MGKQEKIVTMFNEIAGTYDIANRVLSLGIDKSWRNKACNKAFELYDKNELERIVDVACGTGDMIEFWQKIAKDNGILLNNIVGVDPSVGMMDVAKKKLPEVKFIEAGAAQMPLENDCADIISISYGIRNVVQRQEAFDEFSRVLKKGGLVVISEFTKKEKTSILDHLTDFYMNKVLPTLGGLISKNKAAYTYLPNSIDEFLTTENLCKELKQAGLEPIYTKDFSMKISTLIIARKI, from the coding sequence ATGGGTAAACAAGAAAAAATTGTAACTATGTTTAATGAGATTGCAGGAACATACGATATAGCAAATAGAGTATTAAGTCTTGGGATTGATAAATCTTGGAGAAACAAAGCTTGTAATAAAGCTTTTGAGCTTTATGATAAAAATGAATTAGAAAGAATTGTTGATGTTGCTTGTGGTACAGGTGATATGATAGAGTTTTGGCAAAAAATAGCAAAAGACAATGGTATTTTATTAAATAATATTGTTGGTGTTGATCCAAGTGTTGGTATGATGGATGTAGCTAAAAAGAAGCTTCCAGAAGTTAAATTTATAGAAGCAGGTGCCGCACAAATGCCTTTAGAAAATGATTGTGCTGATATTATTTCTATTTCATATGGTATTAGAAATGTGGTTCAAAGACAAGAAGCTTTTGATGAATTTTCGAGGGTTCTAAAAAAAGGTGGTTTAGTTGTTATCTCTGAGTTTACAAAAAAAGAGAAAACTTCAATCTTAGATCATTTAACTGATTTTTATATGAATAAAGTATTACCAACTTTAGGTGGACTTATCTCTAAAAATAAAGCAGCTTATACTTATCTTCCAAACTCAATTGATGAGTTTTTAACAACAGAAAATCTTTGTAAAGAGTTAAAACAAGCTGGACTTGAACCTATTTATACAAAAGATTTTTCAATGAAAATTTCAACTTTAATTATCGCAAGAAAAATCTAA